The sequence acaattttccatgtACATGCTCTAACTAATGTCCACACCAAGGCAATCGGTTgggtggtttttgactttaagtcatacacacagacatttcaccatgcctatagcacacTGAACCAGTTCAGTTGCACTAAATACTAAATATGatacaggggtgaacaaatccactggtcctgggtccgggactagcgattcttttgggtggaccacacaaattttaccttgtctggtccgtcggaccagtaacttactgttaataactatgttaaaaagttgtctgaatacacagattcataggtaagatttaatgtttcacattagcgggacctgggaccactaattctttcagcaggaccactggattctTTAAGACACTGGTCCAGAGACCAcaagttcacaaaatgatttgaaatgaaatgattctGTGATATTATTCATGATTGATGTAGCCACACCTCCAGAAGTCATTATCAAACACTtgtatgttacatttacataaaatcatatgtaaatgacatgtaaattattGCATGTCAGCTTCATGTGTTGCTTGCACTTAGCATAATGCGTGTACATTTACACGAGTCATGTGAATAATGAGAGTCTTGGGACTACACTGTCAATGTCATCAACCAGACTACTGGATGAGAATTTCAAACCATTACTATCAGCTTTGGAAATTAAGTTATGACAAGCAGAGAATACAAGGCTatgaggtatgaccagctaactatgtatctcaacagtgcagtgaaTACAAGGCTatgaggtatgaccagctaactatgtatctcaacagtgcagtgaaTACAAGGCTatgaggtatgaccagctaactatatatctcaacagtgcagagAATACAAGGCTatgaggtatgaccagctaactatgtatctcaacagtgcagtgaaTACAAGGCTatgaggtatgaccagctaactatgtatctcaacagtgcagagAATACAAGGCTATGAGGTATGACAAGCTAACTATGTATTTCAACAGTGCAGAGAATACAAGGCTatgaggtacgaccagctaactatgtatctcaacagtgcagtgaaTACAAGGCTatgaggtacgaccagctaactatgtatctcaacagtgcagagAATACAAGGCTATGAGGTATGACAAGCTAACTATGTATTTCAACAGTGCAGAGAATACAAGGCTatgaggtacgaccagctaactatgtatctcaacagtgcagtgaaTACAAGGCTatgaggtatgaccagctaactatgtatctcaacagtgcagagAATACAAGGCTatgaggtatgaccagctaatgatgtatctcaacagtgcagagAATACAAGGCTatgaggtatgaccagctaatgatgtatctcaacagtgcagagAATACAAGGCTATGAGctgaggtatgaccagctaatgatgtatctcaataGTGCAGAGAATACAAGGCTatgaggtatgaccagctaactatgtatctcaacagtgcagagAATACAAGGCTatgaggtatgaccagctaactatgtatctcaacagtgcagagAATACAAGGCTatgaggtatgaccagctaactaTATATCTCAATAGTGCAGAGAATACAAGGCTatgaggtatgaccagctaactatgtatctcaacagtgcagagAATACAAGGCTatgaggtatgaccagctaatgatgtatctcaataGTGCAGAGAATACAAGGCTatgaggtatgaccagctaactatgtatctcaacagtgcagagAATACAAGGCTatgaggtatgaccagctaactatgtatctcaacagtgcagtgaaTACAAGGCTatgaggtatgaccagctaactatatatctcaacagtgcagagAATACAAGGCTatgaggtatgaccagctaatgatgtatctcaataGTGCAGAGAATACAAGGCTatgaggtatgaccagctaactatgtatctcaacagtgcagagAATACAAGGCTatgaggtatgaccagctaactatgtatctcaacagtgcagaaAATACAAGGCTatgaggtatgaccagctaactatgtatctcaacagtgcagtgaaTACAAGGCTATGAGGtgtgaccagctaatgatgtatctcaacagtccAGAGAATACAAGGCTatgaggtatgaccagctaactatgtatctcaacagtgcagtgaaTACAAGGCTatgaggtatgaccagctaactatgtatctcaacagtgcagtgaaTACAAGGCTatgaggtatgaccagctaactatgtatctcaacagtgcagtgaaTACAAGGCTatgaggtacgaccagctaactatgtatctcaacagtgcagtgaaTACAAGGCTatgaggtatgaccagctaactatgtatctcaacagtgcagtgaaTACAAGGCTatgaggtatgaccagctaactatgtatctcaacagtgcagtgaaCAGGCTAGCTGATGCATGAATTATATAAGGCGAGATTAGATAGTTTCCAACCAAACAGGTCAGTTCAATGGGTTGAAGAGAGCTAAGAGGTATAACGAGCCagcaatgtatctcaacagtgcagtgaaCAGGCTAGCTGATGCATGAATTATATAAGGCGAGATTAGATAGTTTCCAACCAAACAGGTCAGTTCAATGGGTTGAGGAGAGCTAGGAGGTATAACGAGGAGCCagcaatgtatctcaacagtgcagtgaaCAGGCTAGCTGATGCATGAATTATATAAGGCTACATTAGATAGTTTTCAATCAAATAGGCCAACTCAGCCCAACAGCCAAGTCCAGGTTTTAGGATATGCCGATACAACCATGTAAACATTGACATTGAGTCCTACATGTAGctcaaaacaattattttaactTATATTTCATAGACTGTACGAACAACTTATTGCTTCCAATTTTTGGTTACAGATCTTTGTAGACTTACTTTTAGCTGTTTTAATTATACAAGCACCTTCTTCACCTCCTCTCTTAGCATAAATAGATTCAGGATCAGATCGGAGATATGTGAACTTTGCACCACCAAGTTTAACACCACCAGCTTGAAGTGCACTTGGATCACCTTTGAAAGCTTTCACTAAGTTTTCAACTTCTTGTGTTGTACACTGTAGATAAAACAACATAACAATTAAAGGACTCTGAGAAAATaaatgatatgatttgaaaatgactGACTAGATTGCATGCTGTTTTACAACTTTGTGTTGTGACTTGCAACACTGATTTTGAGTACATTTGTGGTTGCCAGAAAACATTTAATAATACTTAATAAAACATAGAgatatttgtttcttttgtcAAAGTTGTTCTGCTTATTCAACTAATGAACATATAGAGTCACAGCACACTACCTCTATCATGTAATCGCAGCTGTGTGACATGTCATAACATGCTCTAGAATGATTTGcttgaaatgataattaaatatatCCATAATTAATGCACAATTTCACACATTTCATGTGTGAAAACGACTATGTGTgagaaatttacaaattaaactcaattgttataatatacattttcaatatttgatttgGACAAAAACATACTAGAGTGGCAATTAAGGTTTTGGcttacaaagatagacacaaactaaaactactcaTGGCTGATTAGGacaagtataaagttggcgtcagattcagattcagattcaggtagcgcgTCATATTGAgtgtcagatagcctcagatccaaagacacccgacggactcaatcaaaaacctgaaataataccgttgacaGGGAAATACTCCGCTTCACAACCTTTTGATGGAAGGaggaatgtctctgcttgcactatttttatttgggaaaaatacctgaaatagagttgaaatacttacCACCGAGACATTGATAGCCCCATGTTCAGCCACTGTATGTTCGTTGGCTGATACATTTTGCCAATAATGTACAATGCATCAGTAAAGATGTCAGTAAAAATTTAAGtttacatatgtaatatgttgccatttttaaaaatttaaatctaaaatttaaaaattgtgcaagcagagacattccacCCTCCATCAAGAGGTTGTAATgcggaatctttccctgtaatctcaacggtattatttcaggtttgattgagtccgtcgaGCGTCTTcagatctgaggctatctgacgctcaatatgatgCTCAATATGAcactacctgaatctgaatctgaatctgatgccaacgccaactttatactcgtctGATTAGGCCATGCTAGATTACTCAAGTGGGTAGTAGCAGTGCCTTTCTGttatggatataatcaccctgtaatcaagatagtgtacaCATCTGAAGTCCACAaatagtccagttgccagaggtggtTTTTGGGAATTAACCTTGCAATGTGAGTTATatattaaatgtttgttttcagattccacctcagaaaggtgtcctgATAACATATCTGATGGGTGCCACTGGCGCACCCTtgggcattttgttatatcACAAGAAAACCAAAATGccatgtattgctatgggtaAATATGGGCTTTCGGTAGGCTTAATACTTAATGCCTATAAAACAATGCAAATGTTACTTAAAAGTCATTCAAATCTTACATAGTGTATTTAATGAattatcagccaatcacaaaaatatttcaaaagttttaaatgtaaaaaatatcataAGTAGGTCAAAGATcaacaaaatgacatcattttgagtTCTTATAGCTTAATAATGagtgttttctgtgtattttgtgggtacatacatgtatcattcagATCTTAGTGAGCTGAAACCTCAATTGCCGCTGTTGTTTCAACAGTGGCATTATTTATCTTCCACTAGCTGAACTGGAAATAGAGGAACAGTAAGCATGAAATCAGTACAGTGGCTAGAAGATAACTAAACTTAAACAAAAAGCCAAAATTTACAACAATCGGCTAAAATGTTGAATGACTTTTCACACAACGCATCATCGCTAACATAGAGTATGGTAACACTACTGTGGAAACCAAGCTTTCAGCTTACTGAGATTGatacaaactgaaactattgtaTTGTTATTCAGAAACCAAGGGACACAAACTGAAATTAATGATGTTTGGAAACCAAGCTTTCAGCTTACTGAGATTGatacaaactgaaactattgttaTTCAGAAACCAAGGGACACAAACTGAAATTAACGATGTTTGGAAACCAAGCTTTCAGCTAACTGACATGGACATCAACTAAATGTTACCGGTAGATGTGGTAAATTACACATTgtcaagtgggtgatagtggtgccTAAAAAGAGTGAAAACACTGGCAATTCCCTAAAATGTACAAGGCAAGATCATGGAAGTGATCAGAAATACCCTCCTACTCTGGTAGCTGTCACATTAAATTGTTGAAATAGTTCTTTCATGTGGGAATTCAAGATTTGAGTTGTAGTTTATCATAAACACAATTTTTAAACATCTCTCAAAAGGCTTAAATTATTGCCAAGATCTTAACAGAAAGTTCAGTTCACACGTAAATACAGAAGGCTTCATACTTGCAGGCATAAACACCATCTGTTCAGTATAACAATATAGCTGACATTTTGCAATCATTCAACATAAAATTTGCCAGGGATGTGCATATGTTTGTTTTACCAGAGACATGGGATGGCAACACAAGCaaataaaatcattaatatgcaaaccaCTGCATGCAATGTTATAAGTCCTTGAAATGTGAATTGATACCAGGGTCTCTATATTGTGTTTAGTAGTGAACACTGATCATGTAGAACAAAGTAGTAAGTATAGTAATGAATCAGCttacaaatttaaatgttttaaaatattggtAATTTGGAATTTAAgaaatttaaaatatgaaacaaaataaatagaTTTGCTGACACTTCAGAGTACCCCTGAAtccatgtatttatttttgggcATGACACTTTCCACTATGtaagaaatatacacatgacaTACTTATCAAGGTAAATACtatagtaataaatatattttcagtaatttagtaagcttttttttcttcagcTAATTGAAATCTGAAACAGTATAAACATCACATAGGAACACAGTTACACTGTAATGTGTTACaagtaataaaaacaaaataccaAACTGTCATTAAAAGCTATTTGCTGTTCTCCGTGAACCCTTGGATAAAATTCTCTTCAGTATTTGcttaaaacaaaaagaaaaagtcTGGTAAATAATTTCCAACACtgtcacatgtttatatttttacttcTACTTTTTACAACACaacctagactgtcgacagtcgttcatgccttttttgctacgtttcatctaaaacaaagtcgtcgccttgctccatagcactgaatactaacaCGTACTGATAGGAACAGCGAGTGCCAAAGGTACGTGTCTTCGGCACTTGCTGTTGCTATCAGTACACGGTTATAGGATTGGACCAGATTGGAGCAAGGCAGCGACTttagtttagataaaacgtagcaaacaAAGGCACAAACGACTGTCTAAACACAACCCTATATACAATAAGCTTTCACTAAGTTTCAGTCATCAAAAACATACTGCAAACATATCAAGTAAAAGTATGTACATTGTTCATTATATGTATTTCTTAATCTTTATAATTTATGCTCcaaatattgtttattgatTGCAGTATTGACATATACTGATAAGTCTTTATGActgacatttacaaaatttgtacGAAATATTGATTGGTAGCAACTTTGGTATGCAGCGAGTCACAAAGTgcactgacctttgaccttcaagTCTGACCTAGAGAATACATGAATGTCACTGCTTGGGGATAAGTTCTATCAGACGGTGGAGGGTCTACGGTTCTACAAACACGGTTTAAATATTGTGGCTGAGACAGGACCAATGGGGGTTTGTTTTATTCAAGTAATATGCAGttacattaatttattaatataatacataatggTTCTTAATAAAGCATACTCGCCTACTGGTCTCTAGGAAATATGGTGAACATAGTGGGGCAATATTAATaaaagatttgttgttgttgaaagtATTATAAGGTAACAGTGTATTTATTGAGATATGATATTACAACAATGTCCTTAATATAATAACTGTGCTTGGGAGATTACATAGTCTGACACTGCAGCTGTGTTTTTTATTTACCATATTACTGATTAATATCGGcatgataaaatacacacattgacGACACTTGCTATTAAGATTTTACCAAGCCTGGCTGACAACTTTGCATTCCAGTGAGGTTTTCATTTGAATTTACTCATGAAATGCACAAATTGACCTTGAGGTTTGACCCTGTGAAATGTCTACGTCCTTATTGTGACAAATAATACTAAAGACAAGGTTGTTTCTCAACATGCATGAGGGTGGATGTGTAACAGTTTCTCTGGTGTCAGTGTTTCCAATTCAACCCAAAAATTCAAATCACAGGCCCAAACCAAGTTTATGTATAAGCCTTTTACTggactcaagtgaaaatacttgcataaaatcTCAATTAATTAAACTAATGTTGATGCATGGCTTCTTAAGTTCTATGACAtgacaattgtcttctgacattgttagaacagatGTTTGCATAGTAGGAATTTCCTtaacaacatttttgtataataaattacatcatgaGATCATTTAAAAAGTTATAATCTTAAATAAAAccagtttgagttcagtcaattacaaaatGATAATTAATTACGCTTCTGTAAATTTAATagcttttaaatatgcagctaAAATTAATGTGTAAACTAAGATTGTACCTCTTTTAATAATATTGGGTATATTTCTACATAAATGGATCATCTTATTACATCTTACTTCAAGGGTATTTCATGAGTCATACATCATAATTTGGAAGGCTATATAGGAAGGGTTTGTGTAAAGTGGTGACATATTAACAGTATAGTTATTTACTTGGTTTACTTAATAATTTGATGTCTTCATGAGTacacaatatatgtaaattgttgtCTGTGTAGACATGCAAATCACATGGGTAGTTTTAGCAAGACAGATTTTAATCAATTCACCAatttactttaatatatataaatcattgtGGAAAACCACTTTTTGTTGAAGCCAATGTTTAACTCATTGATTTGATGAAATGTTAACTTTTATGatgtattgtaaataaataaattcatgatTTATTTGGTTCCAACTCACTgattattgattttttattcattaaagGTTTACATAAATCAGGAAGACCTGGCCACCTATAAACAAGGACCCCATGGGTTGAATGTTAAATGCAAGAGGAAACCTGCCTTGTTTGGGCAAGTCAAACTGAACAGCACTTTCCTAAAAACATagcaaatttaatcaaacccagatCTGACAGGACAGGAACCCCAACAGCAGTGTTATTAGGTTTGTGGTATAACCACTTAGCCACAGACAATTGTTAGGCCAAAGggccaaagaaaaaaagttgtttggttccagttaccccatcccacctagtttttcacgccaatcctaaacttttttttacgtatatgagaaaaataataatatttgcaaaaatcatgaagtctcgcaagaaatagtgggtgcggaaactgccatcaacttaaaaagacaatataaaactatttctccaatctgtaatggctgtacatctaataggaataaataaacaacagagaacatttggaaaacaatggaaaacctgaactagacactcactcacacacacacacatgaaaaaaaaaaaatcaaaaaaaaaaatctacctacccttttttaaaattgaatgtaatcggaaccacacaatttttttacgccttataaTTATGGAACATTATAAGTCCAGTGAACTAGTCAATCTAAACAGGTAGAATGAAATTTATCCATTTAATTAATCCCATCAATACAGAATTGTTATGTCTTGATCTGTCTGGCATGTTTACATTAACATGCAACAATATTCTATATTTTAGTCATGCCTACAGATAATTAGTACtcatacatgtaatgcaatatcAAATATATGCAATGAACCTTTGATACagatagtacaatataatagtagtttatatttatttgacccaaaattatgtttttatataaaatttaaGAAATTAATTAAGAAAATATAAGAATTTACATTTAACTTAAATTACCAAGTACCATACTTTCATATTCCAACATCTGCCTcctttttattttgtcatgacATTAGTACATTTTTATTCGTTATTGGCAGAGTGGAGACTGATGGAATACTTGAATAACCAACAAACTGAAAACCCTGCTACAATAAAATTTCACATAAACGATTTTCCTATCATGAATATACATATGCAATTCTAATTTCCATTCCAATAAACATCCCCATATCATTAGCCCACTGTATCTAAAATTTTACTAACGTATGGTGGATTTGTGGTGAATGTACTGAAGGTATTAGTAATCCTGACTAGACAACTGTCATTAGGACCAGGATGTTCACCACTTCTTAATCACGACATGATTCATGGCTGAATAACCTAGTAATATATCAAGAATGATAGGCACGGATACAGGTCATTAAACAGAGGAATAGGaacaaaaactgaaaatatgACACACCAGTCAAACATTCCCTTTATTTCCCCTACCAGGAAACtataatgtattcatttataatgCTATGCTTTTGTTGAGATATCACCTAAATGTGAACAGTAACACGATTTGATTATTTATCCATAATTCTCATGCCAATACTTTGAATACAACTTCCGTGATTTCATAGTTTTGAATGATATCATGAACACCAGAGCAGTTTGTCCTATAGTGAAAGCAGAGGAAAGTACAAAACATGTTTTGATGAGGAAGTGAGAATAAAGGTACATTGTACCTTACGCTGACCTGTAGgctaacaatattgtttacagaaAGATCTGGATTTTTCTTTAGAGAcgaacaaaacaaatcattgaAATCCTAAGGTCAAACTTTACATACCTGGTAATTTCAAACAGAACATCAAATTTAGTTGCTTTTCCACTTGAATTTACCACTTGAATaccactacccccccccccccccctctttacGCTATACTCTCCTCTCCATATCACTTTACACtgaaaccatgacaacagtgtGGTATGATAACAAATCATTGCCATATTTACATGTTTGCCAGGTACACTCAaggtttttttcttctgttcCTTTTTGGAGTGACAAACAAGCCCCTAATCTTAAGTTAATGGTCTGCTGATGAGTCACAATACAATACTACAATAACAGTTATTGATTAAATGGTCCTTCAGGGACACTATGAATACAATGCGTAAACTTTAAGATATGGTTGGACACCACAACTATGTTAAATTAGGACTCAAAGAAACAAatgatgtatttgtacaattttgaaCATACCAAGAAACAGAAAACTGATgtgacaatattcaaattatgtctgatcaaagaaatgaaaacaCATATAAACCATCTAACAAgtattgcccaataacagggggaatgttcagtgttagtgcaggaggaaatgAAAGTAGGGTCTGTGTTGATAAACTACttttactgttattttttgGGTCATGATATTAGTAATCTTTGAAAATTTCTGATTTTCACACTATTTTGCTCAGACTCTAACAATAAGGTTGGCAGGGAAAACTAGGTAGGGTTGGTTATTGGATTGGAACcccattatttttattttgttttgtttaattagCCTGAACCTATGTTTTAATTACAGGATACTTCATGAAGAGTTTGTACAGGTTTAGAAATCTTTGTACACTTCTATAGCATGTACAGTATAACCTTAGGTCTCAAACACCCACATCCACAATATTGCGGTTAAAAAACTGCACCCACTGCTGTCAGATCACAATGAACAGTTTAAGGTCACACAGTATGTATTGAGTATCTACTATCACTCCTCCACAGGACAATGCACAATCATATATTAtactctcaatacattattCATCCACACCCATCATAGACAGTGGTCAATAatgctgatgatgatgtatTGTCAAGTAAATTAGGTCACAAgtaaataaacagtaaaatgaGCTTTTCCAAAACGTCACGATGACAGACCAACCCAtttttacaccccccccccccttttttttttgcaacatCCATGTTTTTGTGGACATCCCAGATAAGTATGTAGCCCCTTTCCATGGAAACCATTGCCATGAgacaaatatttgaacattttctgCAGGTGGTTTAAAATTCTGAAAACTGGGGCAAGTTACGATGAGATTGGTAgattttaaatgattttttaaaaagttaacaACAGTTAAACAAATGTAATACATTCATTAGCCATAGCTCTCTTGTTGATGTTTTCCTTATTTCTGAACACATCTGACAAAAAGTTCTActtgtattgtaatttgttttgaatgCTATTTATATAATGCACAGCTCAGTGACTTTAAAATTATCACACACACTtgatatttgaaacaaattgGTACAGAAAGTTTTGGGAAATCGTTTTTGTTCTGTTTCAGATTTTGAAAGCAGAGTGTCTGGGACTAGATTTTTTTACAGGTCATACCCGGGTACCCATTGCCTCGTGTTCCACTTTGGCGCGACTTCTGAAAAGCATGCCACTCGTTTAGAACAGGGTACGCTACACACCGCCAAGGTTCAGAGTACAAGTAATCAAAGATATTAAACAGTTTCAATATTATTACGACACGATGACTCATCCTACTTGCACTAATTACAGTTTAGAAAGAAAAGGTCCCCGAGCGAACAATTTTTCAGTCAAATTGTTTAGTGGACACGGTATTTTTCACATttcggccattttgaataactGGGTTAACGGCACTAATGAAAATCGACGTGTAATCTTTCACTTGTGTGACACCACAGACAACACATACACACCGCTATCTTCGCCCACAATGTCCACTTCAAAACGCCAGCACAACAATAGAGAGTACAATGGCCATTCAAACGTGACATAATAACACCTGACCAGGGATGACCTTACAGTTCTGAAGTGGAGGGCATGCAGCCATTGCCAAGTTTCCGTCATTTGCAGAGGTTGTGTGTGGCGCGGTACTTACGTTGAAATTTGCACTCGTGCCCCACACTGCGAAGTTATCCAAGCTATGGATGGCAGCTCTAATGATATGGTTTGTACCAACGAGTGAGGAATCCACGTAAGACTGCCAActcatgattatttttttcctgCAAAAATATCAAACTAGCAGAAGACACGTGTAGTAATACCTGGGCGTCTGGAATAAAATGTCACGTGTAACTAGTTGATGAACGCGAGCTGACTTCGAATAGTTTCGCCAGGAGAAGTTATTGCAATTAGTTGTAGAAAAAATTCTTTCTTAAATCTCTTAgggggaaaaaagaaaaaaaatatgcaagGTAAAACATATGTGCTCTTAGGTGTATCTTTTTAAAACGTAGCACTATTTTCTATCCGCGGATATTTATACATCTTATTTCGCATTTGATTTGTCGTTAGAGGGGGGTTAGAATAATAAAGTGATGACGTTAACGATAAACAGTAATTTACTTAGTTTACTTATTAATTGATGACACGTTAATGAGTGAACAATATGTCTAAATCTTTATCTACGTAGAcagttatatgcaaatgtttATACCTCTTTTTGGGGGGTGTCAATGCTTCCCTCTCAGTAGCATTTGATGTCCAATATGTTTGAGTTTTCTCATAATGAAGTAACCATTTACAAGcaacaaaaataagacaaaaACGCTTTACCATGTGACAAATATTATAGCAAAACCAAAGAGCAAAaacgattgaaaaaaaaattatattcattcattcattcattttattgccaatttttaaagtaagttacaattacaaaatgacaggaaataaataaacagattggcaatttggagtaaaaaaaatagcttttcgcTAATCAAGTTTGCTCCACCTCAGAGTTCATatgcatcaataacaataagGGCTACACAGAActagaagaaaaaatataatgggagaaaatttcaaaaacgaGCTAACAATGCAAGAATATATAGAAATTTTCATACCTTTACCTTCACTTTTTTGGGAATTATCACAATAGCTGTACCATTCTGGCTTGTAACAAGATAACCAATTTCATGCAAGCTTTATGATGTTACGATAAGGGACAGTTTACAGAGAAATGGGTATTCTTCAAATTTATAAATCATAATCCAAAAAATTACATCGAAAGTAGGAAGCTGATAATTATGAAATCTTCCATCAAATCTAGAGCATTGATATTATGTAGTCACATAGTTTAGAATTCCAGCATTCCTGAAATGTTTGCTTTGCATCACTTGAAGcatcattataattatatataatcataCACATTCTGTTTatggggtgagggtgggggttATTGTTAGTAGGATTTATTGATAACAAATTTTAGTATTGGCCTTAAACCTGCAATAGCTGTATTAACTgggtattaattttttttttttcagccaCACAACCAACAATTAATTCactgaaatttgttttaaataccTTAAttagatatagtgtatatattaaTAAGATATCTATTTCatctagactgtgagtgaaggtataaatcgtaacgatactgtataggaactagactacaagtACTATacagttgaaattgtgattcatcAGGTGCGCtgattttgggtgcggaccaaaaatttaatttgattagATATATTGATACTATGTGTAC comes from Glandiceps talaboti chromosome 11, keGlaTala1.1, whole genome shotgun sequence and encodes:
- the LOC144442464 gene encoding profilin-1B-like, whose product is MSWQSYVDSSLVGTNHIIRAAIHSLDNFAVWGTSANFNCTTQEVENLVKAFKGDPSALQAGGVKLGGAKFTYLRSDPESIYAKRGGEEGACIIKTAKTVIIGIYATATPAGTANKVVGSLGDYLKGQGY